The Aggregatilinea lenta genome includes a region encoding these proteins:
- a CDS encoding BadF/BadG/BcrA/BcrD ATPase family protein, with protein MAGDANTGDLVLAVDGGASSTLALLAAPDGTILGSSLGGPANHVHEPGGMDRMRRTLRGVTEGAFASAGLPFGPVRSACFGLTGGVDVADGIAREFLMADALRVVHDSVTALAGASMAQPGVVVIAGTGAVAYGEDGQGASAKTSGWGYIMGDEGSGYDIGILALRAATAAADGRMPSTSLGALIPAFFGVESLEAVHRLIYSQGVVPRPRIAGLAAVVSRAAADGDKPARAILVRSAADLATAVIAVMGQLGQVRTGMSIYPVGGVFRAGQWIMEPFERVLRSASPASQVRDPAFAPVIGALLLALRDAGIEPDDAVIERIRATMPPAARSKVGEEDRETGQA; from the coding sequence GTGGCCGGGGATGCGAACACGGGCGATCTGGTCCTGGCGGTCGATGGCGGGGCGAGCAGCACGCTTGCGTTGCTGGCCGCGCCGGACGGGACGATTCTGGGATCGAGCCTGGGCGGTCCCGCCAATCACGTGCACGAGCCGGGCGGCATGGATCGCATGCGGCGCACGCTGCGCGGGGTGACCGAAGGCGCGTTTGCGTCGGCGGGGCTGCCCTTTGGGCCGGTACGCAGCGCGTGCTTCGGGTTGACGGGCGGCGTGGACGTGGCCGACGGCATCGCGCGCGAGTTCCTGATGGCGGACGCGCTGCGCGTCGTGCACGATTCCGTGACGGCGCTGGCCGGGGCGAGCATGGCGCAGCCCGGCGTGGTGGTGATCGCCGGGACGGGCGCGGTGGCGTATGGCGAGGACGGCCAGGGCGCGAGCGCCAAGACCAGCGGTTGGGGCTACATTATGGGCGACGAGGGCAGCGGCTACGATATCGGCATCCTGGCGCTGCGGGCGGCGACCGCCGCCGCCGATGGGCGTATGCCGTCCACGTCGCTGGGCGCGCTGATCCCCGCCTTCTTCGGGGTCGAGTCGCTGGAAGCGGTGCATCGCCTCATCTACTCCCAGGGAGTGGTGCCACGCCCGCGCATCGCGGGGCTGGCGGCGGTGGTATCGCGGGCGGCAGCGGACGGCGACAAGCCCGCCCGCGCGATCCTGGTACGATCCGCCGCGGATCTGGCGACGGCGGTGATCGCGGTGATGGGCCAGTTGGGTCAGGTACGGACTGGCATGTCCATCTACCCGGTGGGCGGTGTGTTCCGCGCCGGGCAGTGGATCATGGAGCCGTTCGAGCGCGTGCTGCGCAGCGCGTCGCCCGCCAGTCAGGTGCGCGACCCGGCCTTTGCGCCCGTGATCGGCGCGCTGCTGCTGGCCCTGCGCGACGCGGGCATCGAGCCGGACGACGCGGTGATCGAGCGCATCCGCGCGACGATGCCCCCGGCGGCGCGCTCGAAGGTGGGCGAAGAGGATCGGGAAACGGGGCAGGCATGA
- a CDS encoding N-acetylmannosamine-6-phosphate 2-epimerase has translation MSDFTELFERLRGQLIVSCQALDDEPLHGAIHMAAMARAALMGGAGGIRANGPDDIVAIKQAVPLPVIGIFKQHFPGIEIYITPTFEAAKSVVEAGADLVALDATDRARPGRIALPDLIARIHGELGVPVMADTSCIEDARFAQAAGADLIGSTLAGYTPHGRPMTSGPDLDYLRALLAEMDRPVIAEGRYHTPEDAAAALRLGAHAVVVGGAITRPQEITRRFIQAISG, from the coding sequence ATGAGCGACTTTACGGAACTCTTCGAGCGGCTGCGCGGCCAGCTTATCGTGTCGTGCCAGGCGCTCGACGACGAGCCACTGCACGGCGCGATCCACATGGCGGCGATGGCACGCGCGGCGCTGATGGGCGGCGCGGGCGGCATCCGCGCCAACGGCCCGGACGACATCGTCGCGATCAAGCAGGCGGTCCCGCTGCCGGTCATCGGCATCTTTAAGCAGCACTTTCCCGGCATCGAGATTTACATCACACCCACGTTCGAAGCGGCCAAAAGCGTGGTCGAGGCCGGGGCGGATCTCGTCGCGCTGGATGCGACCGACCGCGCGCGGCCCGGCAGGATCGCGCTGCCCGACCTGATCGCGCGCATTCACGGCGAACTCGGCGTGCCGGTCATGGCGGATACGTCGTGCATCGAGGACGCGCGCTTCGCGCAGGCGGCGGGCGCAGACCTGATCGGCAGCACGTTGGCGGGCTACACTCCGCACGGTCGCCCCATGACGTCGGGACCGGACCTGGACTACCTGCGCGCGCTGCTGGCGGAGATGGATCGCCCCGTCATTGCGGAAGGCCGCTACCACACGCCGGAAGACGCGGCAGCGGCGTTGCGCCTGGGCGCACACGCGGTCGTCGTGGGCGGCGCGATCACGCGTCCCCAGGAGATCACGCGGCGCTTTATACAAGCGATTAGCGGTTAG
- a CDS encoding MFS transporter, with protein sequence MCCVSRRLPPTQERPAIHPAAALDVPARANVYHLVADRAWFGLASATTRFLAVYAIRAGATASDLNWMTSLPGIMMLLATTLGVWWRGRYRSSAEAQVIPSALSRLSFLLPAFTPFFPLAWQPAWLIASVTLPALARGIAESITLTLMREAVTPAQMTSLLSRRQMILNVTIGAGGLALGVWLEKVAFPINYQIMFVASFAASLVSFWHINHTQPLYAVPTKPAAAPGRSLWRNPRFLRVAALLVIVHAAYYAVVPLIPLQLVDGLGADEAFIAVYGVFELSAGTVGAALTMRIVPRMGSRRMLALALGGTALGVAIIALAPSLPPTLLAAALLGGAWTVADIGQFGYFSDHVPLEDSTRYTTAYLQLLSLALFTGPLIGSALTRMGLSLSMVLLTGAGLRALAGWTAARRSFECESA encoded by the coding sequence GTGTGTTGTGTCTCGCGCCGCCTGCCGCCTACCCAGGAGAGACCCGCCATTCACCCCGCCGCTGCCCTTGATGTCCCTGCCCGCGCTAACGTCTATCACCTCGTCGCGGACCGGGCCTGGTTCGGACTCGCCTCCGCCACCACGCGTTTTCTGGCGGTATACGCCATTCGCGCGGGAGCAACCGCCAGCGACCTGAACTGGATGACGTCGCTGCCGGGCATCATGATGCTGCTGGCGACGACGCTGGGCGTGTGGTGGCGGGGCCGCTACCGCAGCAGCGCCGAGGCGCAGGTAATCCCCTCGGCGCTGTCGCGTCTCTCGTTTCTGCTGCCCGCATTCACGCCATTTTTCCCGCTGGCGTGGCAGCCTGCGTGGTTGATCGCGTCCGTTACACTGCCCGCCCTGGCGCGCGGCATCGCGGAAAGCATCACCCTGACGCTGATGCGTGAAGCGGTCACGCCCGCCCAGATGACGTCCCTGCTCAGCCGCCGCCAGATGATCCTCAACGTGACGATCGGCGCGGGCGGGCTGGCGCTGGGCGTCTGGCTGGAAAAAGTCGCGTTCCCGATCAACTACCAGATCATGTTCGTAGCATCGTTCGCCGCGTCGCTGGTCAGCTTCTGGCACATCAACCACACGCAGCCGCTGTACGCGGTTCCTACCAAGCCTGCCGCCGCGCCGGGGCGCTCGCTGTGGCGCAACCCGCGCTTTTTGCGCGTCGCGGCGCTGCTCGTGATCGTGCACGCCGCCTATTACGCGGTGGTGCCGCTGATCCCGCTGCAACTGGTCGATGGCCTGGGCGCGGACGAGGCGTTCATCGCCGTGTACGGCGTATTCGAGCTGTCAGCGGGCACGGTCGGCGCGGCGCTGACGATGCGCATTGTGCCCCGCATGGGCAGCCGCCGTATGCTGGCCCTGGCGTTAGGCGGCACGGCGCTCGGCGTGGCGATCATCGCGCTGGCACCCAGCCTACCCCCGACGCTGCTGGCCGCCGCGCTGCTCGGCGGCGCGTGGACGGTGGCGGATATCGGGCAGTTCGGGTATTTCTCTGACCACGTGCCGCTGGAAGACTCGACGCGCTACACCACCGCCTATTTGCAACTGCTGTCGTTGGCGCTGTTCACCGGGCCCCTGATCGGCAGTGCGCTCACCCGCATGGGCCTGAGCCTGAGTATGGTGCTGCTGACCGGCGCGGGACTGCGTGCCCTGGCCGGATGGACCGCCGCAAGGAGGAGTTTCGAATGCGAATCGGCTTGA
- a CDS encoding PPOX class F420-dependent oxidoreductase translates to MRKMSPGEYRAFMQHPARTGKIATVREDGRPHVVPVWYMFDGEDIVLTTWHTSVKRHNIEHNPHVALCVDDDRLPYDFVMVEGTARVLTLPPDEIRHWATEIARRYVGDEQAEAFGTRNGVEGELLVRLTPMHVVAQKGIAE, encoded by the coding sequence ATGCGAAAAATGTCGCCCGGCGAATACCGGGCCTTCATGCAGCACCCGGCGCGCACGGGCAAGATCGCCACCGTGCGCGAGGATGGCCGCCCGCACGTCGTGCCGGTGTGGTACATGTTCGACGGCGAGGACATCGTCTTGACGACGTGGCACACCAGCGTCAAGCGGCATAACATCGAGCACAATCCCCACGTCGCGCTGTGCGTGGACGACGACCGCCTGCCTTACGACTTCGTCATGGTCGAGGGCACGGCGCGGGTGCTGACCCTGCCGCCGGACGAGATCCGCCACTGGGCGACCGAAATCGCGCGGCGCTACGTGGGCGACGAGCAAGCCGAGGCGTTCGGCACGCGCAACGGCGTCGAGGGCGAGCTGCTGGTGCGTCTCACGCCGATGCACGTCGTCGCGCAGAAGGGCATCGCGGAGTAG
- a CDS encoding DUF4127 family protein yields MRIGLIPLDERPANTRYPAMIGQIAGVEVLVPPREALSRYRTPAIPEALAQWIEAHAPTLDTLIVSVEMLGYGGLIASRITDESAGAILERLNVLRALRAAYPALTIYGFNVITRISRHNDATEEPIYWAEYGSALFRLSQMMDRAARGEMVGAELDALHAAIPAEYVRDFLDRRGRNHQINLAALNLLADDTLDLLVLSSDDTSEYGLSSQEKRALRTYADQLGLGDGLLMYPGADEVGCALVARLVNRQADRVPRFQPAYIMPGGDQIVAAFEDGPIYATVERQIRAAGAQLVGDDPDVVLVINPPLGPDADWPRSYTPDEAAARLPSLEEAVEQIAAAVEAGQRVAVADVAHANGADAAFFDLLRERVPLDRLAAYGAWNTAGNTLGTVIAQACAALYASTPDQQAAQRRFLAHRFIEDWMYQRYTRDEIRTWLGETTEQREPSPDNLDTTSMLIQVTLARALADLPGFEGLALRNARLPWDRTFEVDFDLKFTAEPD; encoded by the coding sequence ATGCGAATCGGCTTGATCCCGCTCGACGAGCGGCCCGCCAACACGCGCTACCCGGCTATGATCGGGCAAATCGCGGGCGTGGAGGTGCTCGTGCCCCCGCGCGAAGCGCTCAGCCGCTACCGCACCCCGGCAATCCCCGAGGCGCTGGCGCAGTGGATCGAGGCGCACGCGCCCACGCTCGACACGCTGATCGTGTCGGTCGAGATGCTCGGCTATGGCGGGCTGATCGCCTCGCGCATCACGGACGAATCCGCCGGGGCGATCCTGGAACGGCTGAACGTGCTGCGCGCGCTGCGGGCCGCGTATCCCGCGCTGACGATCTACGGCTTCAACGTGATCACGCGCATCTCGCGCCACAACGACGCGACCGAGGAGCCGATCTACTGGGCGGAGTACGGCTCGGCGCTGTTCCGCCTGTCGCAGATGATGGATCGCGCCGCGCGGGGTGAGATGGTCGGCGCGGAGCTGGACGCGCTGCACGCCGCCATCCCTGCCGAATACGTGCGGGACTTCCTCGACCGGCGCGGGCGCAACCACCAGATCAACCTCGCCGCGCTGAACCTGCTGGCCGACGATACGCTCGACCTGCTGGTGCTCAGCTCCGACGACACCAGCGAATATGGCCTCAGCTCGCAGGAAAAACGCGCGCTGCGAACGTATGCCGATCAGTTGGGTCTGGGCGACGGCCTGCTGATGTATCCCGGCGCGGACGAGGTCGGCTGCGCGCTGGTGGCGCGGCTGGTCAACCGGCAGGCGGACCGCGTGCCGCGCTTCCAACCCGCATACATCATGCCGGGCGGCGATCAGATCGTCGCCGCGTTCGAGGACGGCCCGATCTATGCCACGGTCGAGCGGCAGATCCGCGCGGCGGGCGCGCAGCTTGTGGGCGACGATCCCGACGTCGTGCTGGTGATCAATCCACCGCTGGGGCCGGACGCCGACTGGCCGCGCAGCTACACGCCCGATGAGGCGGCGGCACGCCTGCCATCCCTCGAAGAAGCCGTCGAGCAGATCGCGGCGGCGGTAGAGGCGGGACAGCGCGTCGCGGTGGCGGACGTGGCGCACGCCAACGGCGCGGATGCAGCGTTCTTCGACCTGCTGCGCGAGCGCGTGCCACTGGACCGCCTGGCGGCCTACGGCGCGTGGAACACGGCGGGCAACACGCTTGGTACGGTCATCGCGCAGGCGTGCGCTGCCCTATACGCCAGCACGCCCGATCAACAGGCGGCGCAGCGGCGTTTTCTGGCGCACCGGTTCATCGAGGACTGGATGTACCAGCGCTACACCCGAGATGAGATACGCACTTGGCTGGGCGAGACAACAGAGCAGCGTGAGCCGTCACCGGATAACCTGGACACGACCAGTATGCTCATCCAGGTGACGCTGGCGCGTGCGCTGGCGGATCTGCCCGGCTTCGAAGGGCTGGCGCTACGGAACGCGCGTCTGCCGTGGGATCGCACGTTTGAGGTCGATTTCGACCTGAAATTCACCGCCGAACCGGACTGA
- a CDS encoding glycoside hydrolase family 31 protein: protein MNHAIQGAQGRPALDILDVNPAQPDAEPWEYGVIWRGVDEIRIALGDAHWYGQGGLGHQQWPLEKIAQYPAPFTTSDNGATGLLGMLEPLWISSGGFGVWVEGDRMETSFNAPLHGEPPAHSFDAPAPLDQRPPLAAGRETDGALTIRGDGLTIRFFALDSARAVVEAFWRQIEISDPPPDYLFERPLWTTWARFKNDISHHLILDHVQSMQQLGFEGSVFGIDAKWQRAFGDTRFDPARFPNPRHTIRMLHELGMAVTLWCVPFFNADSMHYQTAIDEGYAIKREDGSPYIGRWWEGEAVFLDVTNPDALEWHMGRLERLAGQVGVDGFKFDAGEGMFYDIPGTVRHDGGAPNTASTTYIRGAAAHYPWSDSRAAWRSQAFPMLFRQWDKSSVWGFDNGLASCITQAMTLNLLGYPYSFPDMIGGNQYFDQKVTAELMIRWTQAVAPMPIIQFSLAPWDYGGECAEICAQYADLHRQVAAQTIKLARQRVPLVRPLWWLAPHDEDALTCADEYLIGDDLLVAPVIVEGARSRDIYLPPGTWQSGWDPSEVHEGGQWLRDYPAPLNVLPLFERAESSE, encoded by the coding sequence ATGAACCATGCAATCCAGGGCGCACAAGGCCGCCCGGCACTCGACATCCTCGACGTGAACCCGGCCCAGCCGGACGCCGAGCCGTGGGAGTATGGCGTGATCTGGCGCGGCGTGGACGAGATCCGCATCGCGCTGGGCGACGCACACTGGTACGGCCAGGGCGGGCTGGGCCACCAGCAGTGGCCGCTCGAAAAAATCGCGCAGTATCCGGCGCCGTTCACTACCAGCGACAACGGCGCGACCGGGCTGCTCGGCATGCTGGAGCCGCTGTGGATCTCGTCGGGCGGATTCGGCGTGTGGGTCGAAGGCGACCGCATGGAAACCAGCTTCAACGCGCCGCTGCACGGCGAACCACCCGCGCACAGCTTCGACGCGCCCGCCCCGCTCGACCAGCGCCCACCGCTGGCCGCCGGACGCGAGACGGACGGCGCGCTGACCATTCGCGGCGACGGCCTGACGATCCGGTTCTTCGCGCTGGATTCCGCCCGCGCGGTGGTCGAGGCGTTTTGGCGGCAGATCGAGATCAGCGATCCCCCGCCGGACTACCTGTTCGAGCGCCCGCTGTGGACCACCTGGGCGCGCTTCAAAAACGACATCTCGCACCACCTGATCCTCGACCACGTGCAGAGCATGCAGCAGCTTGGCTTCGAGGGCAGCGTGTTCGGCATCGACGCGAAGTGGCAGCGCGCCTTCGGCGATACGCGCTTCGATCCGGCGCGCTTCCCGAACCCGCGCCACACGATCCGCATGCTGCACGAGCTGGGCATGGCCGTCACGCTGTGGTGCGTGCCGTTCTTCAACGCCGATTCGATGCACTACCAGACCGCCATCGACGAGGGTTACGCGATCAAACGCGAGGACGGCAGCCCGTACATCGGGCGGTGGTGGGAAGGCGAGGCCGTCTTCCTGGACGTGACGAACCCCGACGCGCTGGAATGGCACATGGGCCGCCTTGAACGGCTGGCAGGGCAGGTCGGCGTGGACGGCTTCAAGTTCGATGCGGGCGAGGGCATGTTCTACGACATCCCCGGCACAGTGCGGCACGACGGCGGCGCCCCCAACACCGCCAGCACGACCTACATCCGGGGGGCGGCGGCACATTACCCGTGGTCGGACAGCCGCGCCGCGTGGCGCAGCCAGGCGTTCCCGATGTTATTCCGCCAGTGGGACAAAAGCAGCGTGTGGGGCTTCGACAATGGGCTGGCAAGCTGCATCACGCAGGCCATGACGCTCAACCTGCTGGGCTACCCGTACAGCTTCCCGGACATGATCGGCGGCAACCAGTACTTCGACCAGAAAGTGACGGCGGAACTGATGATCCGCTGGACGCAGGCCGTCGCACCGATGCCGATCATCCAGTTCAGTCTCGCGCCGTGGGACTACGGCGGCGAGTGCGCGGAGATCTGCGCGCAGTACGCCGACCTGCACCGGCAGGTGGCCGCGCAGACGATCAAGCTGGCCCGCCAGCGTGTGCCGCTGGTGCGCCCGCTGTGGTGGCTGGCCCCGCACGACGAGGACGCGCTGACCTGCGCGGACGAATACCTGATCGGCGACGATCTGCTCGTCGCGCCGGTGATCGTGGAGGGCGCGCGTTCGCGCGACATCTACCTGCCGCCCGGCACGTGGCAGAGCGGCTGGGATCCCAGCGAAGTACACGAGGGCGGGCAGTGGCTGCGCGATTATCCCGCGCCGCTCAACGTGCTGCCGCTGTTCGAGCGGGCGGAAAGCAGCGAGTAG
- a CDS encoding response regulator transcription factor gives MARIVVIEDEAPLRESILMLLRFEGYDAVGAANGGTGLEEIRQQIPDVVICDVMLPVMDGFQVVETLKGVPETASIPVVFISALSDRAAIARAREMGVQAYLVKPVTFEVLLEELKAVLGEDQGGDA, from the coding sequence ATGGCTAGAATCGTTGTTATCGAAGATGAAGCGCCCCTGCGCGAAAGCATTCTCATGCTGCTGCGCTTCGAGGGCTATGATGCCGTTGGGGCCGCGAACGGCGGCACGGGTTTGGAAGAGATCCGCCAGCAGATCCCGGACGTGGTTATTTGCGACGTGATGCTGCCGGTGATGGATGGATTCCAGGTCGTCGAGACGCTGAAGGGTGTCCCGGAGACTGCCTCGATCCCTGTGGTTTTCATCTCTGCGCTGTCCGACCGGGCGGCGATCGCGCGCGCCCGTGAGATGGGCGTGCAGGCGTATCTGGTCAAGCCGGTGACGTTTGAAGTACTGCTCGAGGAGCTGAAGGCCGTTCTGGGCGAGGATCAGGGCGGCGACGCCTGA
- the msrA gene encoding peptide-methionine (S)-S-oxide reductase MsrA: MATEVATLAGGCFWCLEAVYDDLKGVTDVVSGYSGGHVNAPDYQQVCTGTTGHAEVVQVTFDPDVISFKDLLDVFFTIHDPTTLNRQGNDVGPQYRSAIFTHSPEQKAVAEQTIAELNQSALWNAPIVTQVVPFETFYPAEDYHQEYFKNNPNQGYCMVVVAPKVAKFRKQHYERLKA; this comes from the coding sequence ATGGCAACGGAAGTCGCAACGCTGGCCGGGGGATGCTTCTGGTGTTTGGAAGCGGTCTATGACGATCTCAAGGGCGTGACAGACGTCGTGTCCGGCTATTCGGGCGGGCACGTGAACGCGCCCGACTACCAGCAGGTGTGCACCGGCACGACCGGCCACGCCGAAGTGGTGCAGGTCACCTTCGACCCGGACGTGATCTCGTTCAAGGATCTGCTCGACGTGTTTTTCACCATCCACGATCCCACGACGCTCAACCGCCAGGGTAACGATGTCGGCCCGCAGTACCGCTCCGCGATCTTCACCCACTCGCCGGAGCAAAAAGCGGTCGCGGAGCAGACTATCGCGGAACTGAACCAGTCCGCGTTGTGGAACGCACCCATCGTCACGCAGGTCGTGCCGTTCGAGACGTTTTATCCCGCCGAGGACTATCACCAGGAGTACTTCAAGAACAACCCCAACCAGGGCTATTGCATGGTCGTCGTCGCACCGAAGGTCGCCAAGTTCCGCAAGCAGCACTACGAGCGGCTGAAGGCGTAA
- a CDS encoding DUF6544 family protein: MKLRPTPVVILGAAAVLWAGLRIKPHAVPAYGEPTPPLRWVDVPGGLPEPVARFYEVIGGGRVPEITSAIIDGRVTLRLGGIPMPGRFRFIHHAGQGYRHAIEVTVFGLPVMAVNEYYLGGQARLELPFGTVANEPKTDMAANLGLWAESVWLPSLYVTDPRVRWEPVDATTARLIVPFGAEEDTLTATFDPSTGLLRRLEALRYRGAKDDSKILWRNEMAAWKRWHGLLIPSVGNVTWMDEGTPWFVFSLDDVTYNADVSSAIRAAGI; the protein is encoded by the coding sequence ATGAAACTGCGACCAACACCGGTTGTGATCCTGGGCGCGGCTGCCGTGCTGTGGGCCGGGCTGCGCATCAAGCCGCACGCCGTGCCCGCCTATGGCGAGCCAACGCCGCCGCTGCGTTGGGTCGATGTGCCCGGCGGCCTGCCCGAACCGGTCGCACGGTTTTACGAGGTGATCGGCGGCGGGCGCGTGCCGGAGATCACGTCTGCCATAATCGACGGGCGTGTGACACTGCGACTGGGCGGTATCCCCATGCCGGGGCGCTTCCGCTTCATCCACCACGCCGGGCAGGGCTACCGCCACGCGATCGAGGTGACCGTGTTTGGCCTCCCGGTGATGGCCGTCAACGAGTACTACCTTGGCGGGCAGGCGCGGCTGGAACTGCCGTTTGGCACGGTCGCCAACGAGCCGAAGACCGACATGGCGGCCAACCTGGGGCTGTGGGCGGAATCGGTCTGGCTGCCGTCGCTGTACGTGACCGATCCGCGCGTGCGCTGGGAGCCGGTCGATGCGACGACCGCGCGCCTGATCGTGCCGTTCGGCGCGGAGGAAGATACCCTTACCGCGACGTTCGATCCTTCGACGGGACTGCTGCGCCGCCTGGAGGCGCTGCGTTATCGCGGCGCGAAGGACGACAGCAAGATCCTGTGGCGCAACGAGATGGCCGCCTGGAAGCGCTGGCATGGCCTGCTGATTCCGTCCGTGGGTAACGTGACGTGGATGGACGAGGGCACGCCCTGGTTCGTATTCTCGCTGGACGACGTGACGTATAACGCGGACGTGTCGAGCGCGATCCGCGCGGCGGGGATCTAG
- a CDS encoding PAC2 family protein gives MPDTLELSEHPNVDEMVMIVGWRQWADAGSVSSALPQYLVQQTKARQIGTMRPDGFYLFQIPGTHDLVRPAVEFEEGYPKALQMQHNELYYTESGGRGVVIFLGDEPHMDIERYIGAVLDTAESLHVTRIIGLGGVYGELPYAKERMISANYSLPALKDEVEALAVELSNYQGGASIGSVICRRAGDRDIEYVGLYAFVPTYDFSGVSDVGNAIRIENDYTAWLGIMRRINYMLKTNFSLADLERKSRRLLTVMDEKIADLERTSPQLDLSAYFDRLNEEFVEKTFDPLDDVWEDEIRRIFDEPESPDET, from the coding sequence ATGCCTGACACCTTAGAACTCTCCGAACACCCGAACGTCGACGAGATGGTCATGATCGTGGGCTGGCGGCAGTGGGCCGACGCCGGATCGGTTTCGTCCGCACTGCCCCAGTACCTCGTGCAGCAGACCAAAGCGCGCCAGATCGGCACGATGCGCCCGGACGGTTTTTACCTGTTTCAGATCCCCGGCACGCACGACCTCGTGCGGCCCGCCGTGGAATTCGAAGAGGGCTATCCTAAAGCGCTGCAAATGCAGCACAACGAGCTGTATTACACCGAAAGCGGCGGGCGCGGTGTCGTCATCTTCCTGGGCGACGAGCCGCACATGGACATCGAGCGCTACATCGGCGCGGTCCTCGACACCGCCGAATCCTTGCACGTGACGCGCATCATCGGGCTGGGTGGCGTCTACGGCGAGCTGCCCTACGCCAAGGAGCGCATGATCTCCGCCAACTACAGCCTGCCCGCGCTGAAGGACGAGGTCGAGGCGCTGGCCGTCGAGCTGAGCAACTACCAGGGCGGGGCCAGCATCGGCTCGGTTATCTGCCGCCGCGCGGGCGACCGGGACATCGAGTACGTGGGGCTGTATGCCTTCGTGCCCACCTACGATTTTTCCGGCGTCAGCGACGTGGGCAATGCAATCCGCATCGAAAACGACTACACAGCGTGGCTGGGCATCATGCGCCGCATCAACTATATGCTCAAGACCAACTTCAGCCTGGCCGACTTGGAGCGCAAGAGCCGCCGCCTGCTGACCGTCATGGACGAGAAGATCGCGGACCTGGAGCGCACGTCGCCGCAGCTCGACCTCAGCGCCTACTTCGACCGCCTCAACGAGGAGTTCGTCGAAAAGACTTTCGATCCGCTGGACGACGTGTGGGAAGACGAAATCCGCCGCATCTTCGACGAGCCGGAGTCACCCGACGAGACCTGA
- a CDS encoding thioesterase family protein: MKPPAIPLDQITTLTHIYRAEIPPEFEDENGHMNIRWYLAVFDDAGYPFAAGLGLTPTYHEQHGTGGFDLEHHIHYLNEVLVGDTVAVYVRLLDRTAKRIHYMMFMVNETRGTLASIFECVNSFADLTVRRTAPYPDEIAAHIDGLLAEHSALDWDAPVCGVMHS, translated from the coding sequence GTGAAACCACCTGCCATCCCGCTCGACCAGATCACCACGCTCACGCACATTTACCGCGCCGAGATCCCGCCGGAGTTCGAAGATGAAAACGGGCATATGAACATCCGCTGGTATCTGGCGGTCTTCGACGACGCGGGCTATCCCTTCGCGGCGGGCCTGGGCTTGACCCCGACCTATCACGAGCAGCACGGCACCGGCGGCTTCGACCTGGAGCACCACATTCACTACCTCAACGAAGTGCTGGTCGGGGATACGGTCGCAGTGTACGTGCGCCTGCTCGACCGCACCGCGAAGCGCATTCACTACATGATGTTCATGGTCAACGAGACGCGCGGCACGCTCGCCTCGATCTTCGAGTGCGTGAACTCATTCGCGGATCTGACCGTGCGGCGCACCGCCCCTTATCCGGACGAGATCGCGGCGCACATCGACGGGCTGCTGGCCGAGCACAGCGCGTTGGACTGGGACGCACCCGTCTGCGGCGTGATGCACTCGTGA